From a single Silene latifolia isolate original U9 population chromosome 6, ASM4854445v1, whole genome shotgun sequence genomic region:
- the LOC141586521 gene encoding L-ascorbate oxidase homolog, producing MSERIMQAFLCLVFYFSIVVAEDPYRFFDWNVTYGTIWPLGTPQQGILINGQFPGPDIHSVTNDNLIINVYNSLDVPFLLSWNGVQNRRNSYEDGVYGTTCPIPPGKNFTYILQVKDQIGSFYYFPSLAFHKAAGGFGGIRILSRPLIPVPFPQPAEDYTVLIGDWYKSNHTDLQQILDNGHKLPSPDGILINGRGSGATFNVQQGKTYRLRISNVGLQNSLNFRIQGHKMQLVEVEGTHTLQTTFSSLDVHVGQSYSVLVTADQPGQDYYVVVSSRFTNPVLTTTGILRYANSAGSASGPIPGGPTIQIDWSLNQARAIRTNLSASGPRPNPQGSYHYGMINTTKTIRLQNSPGQVNGKQRYAINSVSFIPADTPLKLADYFNIGGVFRVGSISSTPYGGGIYQDTAVMGADYRSFVEIVFENPEDIVQSYHLDGYSFFVVGMDGGTWSEASRSQYNLRDAVFRSTTQVYPNSWTAIWVALDNVGMWNLRTEFWARQYLGQQFYLRVYTPSTSLRDEYPIPKNALTCGRAAGRRTRPLV from the exons atgagtGAAAGAATAATGCAGGCATTTTTATGCCTAGTATTTTATTTCTCCATTGTCGTTGCTGAAGATCCTTATAGATTCTTTGACTGGAATGTCACTTATGGCACTATTTGGCCTCTTGGTACTCCTCAACAG GGTATTTTAATTAATGGGCAATTTCCCGGACCAGATATTCACTCGGTAACTAATGACAATCTTATAATCAATGTTTACAACAGTCTTGATGTTCCTTTCCTTCTCTCCTG GAATGGAGTTCAGAACAGAAGAAACTCATATGAAGATGGTGTATATGGAACAACTTGCCCTATTCCTCCAGGGAAGAACTTCACTTACATTCTCCAAGTCAAAGATCAGATCGGTAGCTTCTACTACTTCCCATCTCTCGCTTTCCACAAGGCTGCTGGTGGGTTCGGAGGTATTAGGATCCTAAGTCGGCCTCTCATTCCTGTCCCATTCCCTCAGCCTGCCGAGGACTACACTGTACTCATTGGTGATTGGTACAAATCTAATCACACG GATTTGCAACAAATCCTTGACAACGGACATAAGCTACCATCTCCAGATGGTATCCTAATTAATGGACGTGGAAGTGGCGCTACTTTCAACGTACAACAAG GGAAGACATACAGGCTTAGGATCTCCAATGTTGGACTGCAAAACTCTCTGAACTTTCGGATACAAGGTCACAAGATGCAGTTAGTGGAAGTTGAAGGGACCCATACCCTCCAAACCACTTTCTCCTCACTCGATGTCCACGTGGGCCAGTCGTACTCGGTACTTGTGACAGCCGACCAACCTGGTCAGGACTACTACGTTGTGGTCTCATCCCGTTTTACTAACCCTGTCCTCACCACAACCGGTATCCTTCGATATGCAAACTCTGCTGGCTCTGCCTCCGGCCCAATCCCTGGTGGACCAACGATCCAAATCGACTGGTCCCTCAACCAGGCGCGTGCCATCAGGACCAATCTTTCAGCCAGTGGTCCGAGGCCTAACCCCCAAGGGTCATACCATTATGGAATGATCAACACAACCAAGACGATTAGGCTACAAAATTCCCCTGGACAAGTGAATGGCAAGCAAAGATATGCCATCAACAGCGTCTCGTTTATCCCTGCTGATACTCCTCTCAAGCTCGCAGACTATTTTAATATCGGAGGAGTTTTCCGAGTGGGAAGTATCTCTAGCACTCCATATGGAGGAGGAATCTACCAAGACACTGCTGTTATGGGTGCAGACTACAGATCATTTGTTGAGATTGTCTTTGAGAACCCTGAAGACATTGTTCAGAGCTACCATTTGGATGGTTACAGCTTCTTCGTTGTTGG GATGGATGGTGGAACATGGTCAGAAGCTAGTAGAAGCCAGTATAATCTGCGCGATGCAGTTTTCCGAAGTACCACACAG GTGTATCCAAACTCATGGACAGCAATATGGGTAGCGCTAGACAATGTCGGAATGTGGAACCTGAGGACCGAGTTTTGGGCTAGACAATACCTAGGACAACAATTTTACCTCCGCGTCTACACACCATCGACATCCCTAAGGGATGAGTACCCGATTCCTAAGAATGCTCTTACTTGTGGAAGAGCAGCTGGCAGACGAACCCGTCCTTTGGTTTAG
- the LOC141586520 gene encoding uncharacterized protein LOC141586520: MASLPQPNPTATTEKRTPSFFRNAMKRKHSFVQFFAMTGILLLSCRSLGQKYRIHDLQQDAADLEDEHRSLVERLAHIKSSLLHEASLDSSGVFAARLRILFGDNNDN, encoded by the coding sequence ATGGCGTCTCTACCGCAACCAAACCCTACCGCCACCACCGAAAAACGAACACCGAGCTTCTTCAGAAACGCCATGAAAAGAAAGCACAGCTTCGTCCAATTCTTCGCCATGACTGGAATCCTTCTTCTCAGTTGCCGATCATTAGGTCAAAAGTATCGCATTCATGACCTTCAACAAGACGCCGCCGATCTCGAAGATGAACACCGTTCTCTTGTCGAAAGATTGGCGCATATCAAGTCTAGTCTTCTTCACGAAGCTTCGCTTGATTCTTCTGGTGTCTTCGCTGCTCGTCTTCGCATTCTCTTCGGCGATAATAATGACAATTGA
- the LOC141586522 gene encoding calmodulin-like protein 30 gives MTSVRFLDFHYGLSKNMFSTNTKRLFSFSNKQYSSSVPVFQPSPDEMKQVFDRFDKNKDGKISQEEYKAILRAMGKTGSTMLEVGKIFQVADSNKDGYIDFKEFMALHNNGGGVRAMDIRNAFRAFDMDKDGKISAEELHETLKRLGERCSLGDCRRMVVAVDTDGDGFISMDEFMTMMTRSMTRF, from the exons ATGACGAGCGTACGCTTTCTTGATTTCCATTATGGCCTGTCAAAAAACATGTTTTCAACGAACACAAAGCGGTTATTTTCCTTTAGTAACAAGCAATATTCTAGTTCCGTACCAGTTTTTCAGCCAAGCCCGGATGAAATGAAACAGGTTTTCGATAGATTTGATAAAAACAAGGATGGAAAGATTTCACAAGAGGAATATAAGGCCATTCTTCGCGCTATGGGGAAGACCGGAAGTACCATGCTTGAAGTAG GAAAGATATTTCAAGTGGCTGATTCGAACAAAGATGGGTACATTGACTTCAAGGAATTTATGGCTTTACACAACAATGGAGGCGGAGTGAGGGCGATGGACATCAGGAACGCTTTTAGGGCATTCGACATGGACAAGGATGGGAAGATAAGTGCAGAGGAACTGCATGAGACGTTAAAGAGGCTAGGAGAAAGGTGTAGTCTTGGTGATTGCAGGCGTATGGTGGTTGCAGTTGATACGGATGGTGATGGGTTCATTAGTATGGACGAGTTTATGACCATGATGACTCGTAGTATGACTCGGTTCTAG